The proteins below come from a single Bacteroidia bacterium genomic window:
- a CDS encoding carbonic anhydrase family protein: MKKNSFLVLLIAVGMLTACSSNGESKEPLSSSGQIVEESIVGLVEKVLTKEEQDALSPDLVIQSLKEGNERFMVNDLTARDHSAQVRESVKAQYPKAIILSCVDSRVPVEDVFDRGIGDVFVARVAGNFVNEDILGSMEFACKVSGSKLILVMGHEHCGAVKAAIDDVKLGNITPMLTKIQPAVEKIEYEGDRSSKNQTFVHKVSESNVRNTIEKIRTDSPILKEMEDNGEIKIVGALYDMDNGRVEFLK; this comes from the coding sequence ATGAAGAAAAATAGTTTTCTGGTTTTACTTATAGCGGTGGGTATGTTAACGGCATGTAGTAGCAATGGGGAGAGTAAAGAACCCTTATCGAGTAGTGGGCAAATAGTAGAGGAGTCAATCGTAGGCCTGGTAGAAAAAGTTCTTACAAAAGAAGAACAGGATGCACTAAGCCCGGATCTAGTTATTCAATCTCTGAAAGAAGGAAATGAAAGATTTATGGTAAATGATCTGACCGCCAGAGATCATTCTGCTCAGGTTCGTGAAAGCGTAAAAGCCCAATATCCAAAAGCCATCATTTTATCTTGTGTTGATAGCAGGGTACCGGTAGAAGATGTTTTTGATAGAGGAATTGGAGATGTATTTGTAGCTCGTGTTGCGGGTAATTTTGTAAATGAAGACATTCTTGGCAGTATGGAATTTGCTTGTAAAGTCTCTGGATCAAAACTTATTCTGGTGATGGGACATGAGCATTGTGGAGCAGTGAAGGCAGCGATCGATGATGTTAAATTAGGAAATATTACTCCCATGCTTACGAAAATTCAGCCGGCAGTTGAGAAAATCGAGTATGAGGGAGACAGATCATCCAAAAATCAGACTTTTGTCCATAAAGTAAGTGAAAGTAATGTGCGCAACACCATAGAAAAGATCCGGACAGATAGCCCCATATTAAAAGAAATGGAAGATAATGGCGAAATTAAAATCGTGGGAGCTCTTTACGACATGGACAATGGTAGAGTAGAATTTCTAAAATAA
- a CDS encoding DUF5706 domain-containing protein, with translation MISLNILPEAETHVEKLIINKRAPGHVFHNLKFRKVFIKESKKLLKRANLKEETSNLLMLAACFKDISRGIKEGSLVENSIQMLETFLAPYDCSPEQIKQLKALLSGEIQKDPEWILASNILHDAEWAFAGKKKFFKKVDLLLLECKNLTSRPIEERLWYKELMKRLLHNRFLTPWAIDWYTKRKNKNLLKLKSFIKNLKKEHKRFKAGKDFGRGIDTAYRITLKNHTDLSRIADGKANMIISINTLILSVLITGLTAGLSIDSFSQGINFPNYIPVIILLLSSLLATTFAVFSAVPTINSLKEFSPGDMDRENMLFFGNFLSIEENKFVNYFRGLRTDQEKLYDNLSRDLYGLGKVLRKKYHLLGISYRVFIGGLIGSFLSFLVVQLI, from the coding sequence ATGATATCCCTAAACATCCTCCCTGAGGCAGAAACTCACGTCGAAAAACTCATTATCAATAAAAGAGCTCCAGGCCACGTATTCCACAACCTAAAATTTCGTAAGGTCTTTATCAAGGAGTCTAAAAAGCTTCTGAAACGAGCTAATCTGAAGGAAGAGACATCTAACCTGCTGATGCTCGCTGCATGTTTTAAAGATATTTCCCGGGGAATCAAAGAAGGCTCACTTGTGGAGAATAGCATTCAGATGTTGGAAACCTTCCTTGCTCCCTACGACTGTTCTCCAGAGCAAATCAAACAACTCAAAGCCTTACTCTCAGGGGAGATTCAAAAAGACCCTGAATGGATTCTGGCGAGCAATATCCTCCATGACGCTGAATGGGCCTTTGCCGGAAAAAAGAAGTTCTTCAAAAAAGTCGATCTACTTCTGTTGGAATGTAAAAACTTAACGAGTCGACCGATTGAAGAACGGCTTTGGTACAAAGAATTGATGAAAAGACTATTACACAATCGCTTTCTGACCCCCTGGGCCATTGATTGGTATACCAAAAGAAAGAATAAGAACCTCCTAAAACTAAAATCGTTCATCAAAAACCTGAAAAAAGAGCACAAGCGATTTAAGGCTGGTAAAGACTTTGGGAGAGGCATCGATACCGCTTATCGGATTACCCTGAAAAATCATACCGATCTGAGCCGAATCGCTGATGGGAAAGCCAATATGATCATTAGCATCAATACCTTAATCCTCTCGGTCCTGATTACAGGACTTACGGCCGGTTTATCCATCGATAGCTTTTCCCAAGGAATCAACTTCCCCAACTACATCCCCGTCATTATTCTCTTATTAAGTTCGCTCTTAGCAACTACTTTTGCTGTGTTTAGCGCCGTGCCTACCATAAATTCCCTCAAAGAATTTTCGCCCGGAGACATGGATCGGGAGAATATGCTTTTCTTTGGAAATTTCCTGTCCATAGAGGAAAATAAATTTGTTAACTACTTCCGAGGCCTTAGAACCGATCAGGAAAAGTTGTATGATAATCTGTCCCGAGATCTTTACGGACTTGGCAAAGTACTGAGAAAGAAATATCACCTCCTGGGTATTTCTTATCGGGTATTTATTGGCGGGCTTATCGGATCTTTTTTGAGTTTCTTGGTGGTTCAATTAATCTAG